The segment TCCAGGGCATCGACGCGCTCAACCGGGGCGACGTGGGCGTCCGCTCGCTCCAGGAGCACGCGGAGCACCTGACCGCGGCCCGCGACTAGCAGCCCGTACGAGGAGGGGGACACCGGCAGGACCTGCGGTGTCCCCCTCGTCATGAGCAGACCTGGACTCCCCGCATGTACAAGTTCTTCTTCGACCTCGTCTTCAAGCGCATGGACCCCGAGAAGGCCCACTACCTGGCCTTCCGCTGGATCCGCCTCGCCGCCCGCGTCCCCGTCCTGCGGACCTTCGTCGCCGCCGTCCTCGCCCCCCGGTACAAGGAGCTGCGCACCGAGGCCCTCGGCCTGCGGATGCACGGCCCCTTCGGGCTCGCCGCCGGCTTCGACAAGAACGCCGTCGCCATCGACGGCATGTCGATGCTCGGCTTCGACCACGTCGAGATCGGTACGGTCACCGGCGAGGCACAGCCCGGCAACCCCAAGAAGCGCCTCTTCCGGCTGATCCCGGACCGCGCCCTGATCAACCGCATGGGCTTCAACAACGAGGGCTCCGCCGCCGTCGCCGCCCGCCTCCACGCGCGCGTACCGGTCTTCAAGACCGTCGTCGGCGTCAACATCGGCAAGACCAAGGTCGTCCCCGAGGCCGAGGCCGCCGCCGACTACGTGAAGTCCACCGAGCGCCTCGCGGCGCACGCCGACTACCTCGTCGTGAACGTCTCCTCGCCCAACACCCCCGGCCTGCGCAACCTCCAGGCCACCGAGTCCCTGCGCCCGCTCCTGACGGCCGTACGGGAAGCCGCCGACCGCACCGTCACCGACCGCCGGGTCCCGCTCCTGGTCAAGATCGCCCCCGACCTGGCCGACGAGGACGTCGACGCGGTCGCCGACCTGGCCCTGGAGCTCGGCCTCGACGGCATCATCGCCACCAACACCACCATCGCGCGCGAGGGCCTGGGCCTGAAGTCCGACCCCGCGCTGATCAAGGAGACCGGCGGCCTGTCCGGCGCGCCCGTCAAGGAGCGCTCCCTCGCGGTCCTCAGGCGCCTCCACGCGCGCGTGGGCGACCGACTGGTCCTCGTGGGCGTCGGCGGCATCGAGAACGCCGAGGACGCCTGGCAGCGCATCCTCGCCGGCGCCACCCTGATCCAGGGCTACAGCGCCTTCATCTACGAGGGCCCGTTCTACGCCCGCGCGATCCACAAGGGCCTCGCCGCGCGCCTCGCGGCCTCCCCGTACGCCACCCTCGCCGAGGCCGTCGGCGCCGACTCCCGAAAGGCCGCCAAGTGACTCTCTCCTTCGGTACCCGGCTGCGCTCCGCCATGGACGAGCGGGGCCCGCTCTGCGTCGGCATCGACCCGCACGCCGCCCTGCTCGACTCCTGGGGCCTGACCGACGACATCGCCGGTCTGGAGCGGTTCACCTTCACCGTCGTCGAGGCGCTCGCGGACACCGTGGCCGTCTTCAAGCCCCAGTCCGCCTTCTTCGAGCGCTTCGGCTCGCGCGGCATCGCCGTCCTGGAGCGCGCCGTCGCCGATCTGCGCGCGGCGGGCGGCCTGGTCGTGATGGACGCCAAGCGCGGCGACATCGGCTCGACCATGGCCGCGTACGCCGAGACCTACCTGCGCAAGGACTCCCCGCTCTTCTCCGACGCGCTCACGGTCTCCCCGTACCTCGGCTACGGCTCCCTGAAGCCGGCCGTCGACCTGGCACGCGAATCCGGCGCCGGTCTCTTCGTGCTGGCCCTCACCTCCAACCCGGAGGGCGCCGAGGTCCAGCGGGCCGTCCGTGAGGACGGCCGCACCATCGGCGCGACCATGCTGGCCCACCTCGCCGCGGAGAACGCGGGGGAGACCCCGATGGGCTCCTTCGGCGCGGTCGTCGGTGCCACCCTCGGCGACCTTTCCTCGTTCGACCTGGACATCAACGGTCCCCTCCTCGCCCCCGGCATCGGCGCCCAGGGAGCCACCCCGGCCGACCTCCCGGCCGTCTTCGGCGCCGCGGTCGGCAACGTCGTCCCGAACGTCAGCCGCGGGGTCCTGCGGAACGGCCCGGACGCGGCCGCCCTGCGGGACTCGGCTCACCGGTACGCGGACGAGATCCGCGCGGCCGTCGGCGGGTAAGGGGCGCCACGGAGCTCCACGGTCTCTCCGCAGGTCGGAGCGGATCGACCCCGGATTCCGAGCTGTTTCGGCCCGGTGGGACGACTCGTCCCGCCGGGCCGTCTCACTCCTTGACGAAAACTTGGCTCAAAACCGGGTCGTTTTGCCGGAAAAGTCCCGGTCGGTCGATGCTGACCAGGACTTTTCCGCTGTTCTCGCTGACTGGAGCGGCCTCGGCCGCTAGTCTCCGGGGCAGAGCAGGCGTTCAACGACCACTCCGTTGAGCGTTGCTCCACTGGTGTGGGGCGCAGGGTTCCTCACCGGTCCGTATCCGACAGATCGACATCCGAGGTGACGTAGGCGTGGCTCTTCCGCCCCTTACCCCTGAACAGCGCGCAGCCGCGCTCGAAAAGGCCGCCGCGGCTCGCCGGGAGCGGGCCGAGGTCAAGAATCGACTCAAGCACTCCGGCGCATCCCTCCACGAGGTCATCAAGACCGGCCAGGAGAACGACGTCATCGGCAAGATGAAGGTCTCCGCGCTGCTCGAGTCCCTCCCCGGCGTGGGCAAGGTCCGCGCCAAGCAGATCATGGAGCGCCTCGGCATCTCCGAGAGCCGCCGGGTTCGCGGTCTCGGTTCCAACCAGATCGCCTCCCTGGAGCGCGAGTTCGGCAGCACCGGCGCCTGATCCGGCGACCGGTCCGGCTTCGGATCCGGGACTCGCGTCCCGGGCACACCGTCAAAGCTGGAATAATCGCTGCATGGCAGCAGAGGTACGTCCGCGGCTGACCGTGCTCTCCGGCCCCTCAGGGGTCGGCAAGAGCACGGTCGTCGCTCATATGCGCAAGGTCCACCCCGAGGTCTGGCTCTCGGTGTCGGCGACGACACGGAAGCCCCGCCCCGGCGAGAAGCACGGCGTCCACTACTTCTTCGTGACGGACGACGAGTTCGACAAGCTGATCGCCAACGGTGAGCTCCTCGAATGGGCCGAGTTCGCGGGCAACCGTTACGGCACCCCGCGCCGCGCGGTCCTCGACCGCCTCGACGCGGGAGAGCCCGTACTCCTGGAGATCGACCTCCAGGGCGCCCGTCAGGTGAAGGACTCGATGTCCGAGTCCCAGCTGGTCTTCCTGGCTCCGCCGAGCTGGGAGGAGCTGGTCCGCCGGCTCACCGGCCGCGGCACCGAGTCGCCCGAGGTCATCGAGCGCCGTCTCGCCGCCGCGAAGATCGAACTGGCCGCCGAGTCGGAGTTCGACACCACCCTCGTCAACACCTCCGTCGAGGACGTGGCACGCGAGCTGCTAACGTTGATGCTGTTGACTTCTGGGGAATGATCCACTGATCCCCGGACACCCAACGGCTGTCTGATCTTTTTTCCATTCTTCGGAAGGTAGAGCGTGTCCTCTTCCATCACTGCGCCCGAGGGCATCATCAACCCGCCGATCGACGAGCTGCTCGAGGCCACGGACTCGAAGTACAGCCTCGTGATCTACGCGGCCAAGCGCGCGCGTCAGATCAACGCGTACTACTCCCAGCTCGGCGAGGGCCTGCTGGAGTACGTGGGTCCGCTGGTCGACACCCACGTCCACGAGAAGCCGCTCTCGATCGCCCTGCGCGAGATCAACGCGGGTCTGCTGACGTCCGAGGCCATCGAGGGCCCGGCTACGTAAGCACGTAACGTTCGTCACCACAGGCCCGGCGGAACATCCGCCGGGCCTGTGGTGTCTCATGGAGTCGTACGCATCCGAGTGCGGGGAGCAGCAGTGGGCGCAGCAGCCAAGCCGAAGGTCGTTCTGGGGGTCAGCGGCGGTATCGCCGCCTACAAGGCGTGCGAGCTGCTGCGCAGGCTCACCGAGTCCGGACACGACGTCCGTGTCGTTCCCACCGACTCCGCCCTCCACTTCGTCGGCGCGGCCACCTGGTCCGCGCTCTCCGGCCATCCCGTCTCGACCGAGGTCTGGGAGAGCGTCCACGAGGTGCCGCACGTCCGGATCGGCCAGGCCGCCCACCTCGTCGTCGTCGCCCCCGCCACCGCCGACATGCTCGCCAAGGCCGCCCACGGCCTGGCCGACGACCTGCTCACCAACACGCTGCTCACCGCGCGCTGTCCCGTCGTCTTCGCCCCCGCCATGCACACCGAGATGTGGGAGCACCCGGCCACCCAGGAGAACGTGGCGACCCTGCGCCGCCGCGGCGCCGTCGTCATCGAACCGGCCGTCGGTCGCCTCACCGGCGTCGACACCGGCAAGGGCCGACTGCCCGACCCGGCGGAGATCTTCGAGATCTGCCGGCGCGTCCTCGCCCGCGGTACCGCCGCCCCCGACCTCGCCGGACGGCACGTCGTGGTCAGCGCCGGCGGCACCCGCGAGCCCCTCGACCCCGTCCGCTACCTGGGCAACCGCTCCTCGGGCAAGCAGGGCTACGCCCTCGCGCGGGCCGCCGCCGCCCGCGGCGCCAGGGTCACCCTCGTCGAGGCCAACACCGGCATCCCCGACCCGGCCGGCGTCGACGTCGTCCACGTCGGCACCGCCGTCCAGCTCCGTGAGGCCGTGCTCAAGGCCGTCGCCGACGCCGACGCGGTGGTCATGGCGGCCGCCGTCGCCGACTTCCGACCGGCCGTCTACGCCACGGGGAAGATCAAGAAGAAGGACGACGGCGGAGCCCCCACCGTCGAGCTCGTCCGCAACCCCGACGTCCTCGCCGAGATCTCGGCCGACCGCGCCCTGCCGGGCCAGGTCGTGGTCGGCTTCGCCGCCGAGACCGACGACGTCCTCGCCAACGGCCGGGAGAAGCTCCGCCGCAAGGGCTGCGACCTCCTCGTCGTGAACGAGGTGGGGGAGCGCAAGACCTTCGGTTCCGAGGAGAACGAGGCCGTCGTGCTCGCGTCGGACGGCGCCGAGACTCCCGTACCGTACGGTCCGAAGGAAGCGCTCGCCGAGACGGTCTGGGACCTGGTCCTGCCGCGGCTGCGCGCCACGACCTGACGCATGTGGCGCGTTTCCGGCCTTCGGTGATCCGGCTGCGCGGCGGCTGATTTTCGGCGTTCCACGACTTCCCGGTGGAGGCGAAACGCCGAGTCGCGAGTGATTTACGCCCCACCGGGGCGGGCGCCTCCGCCTTGCCGGAGGCCGATTTCGCGCGCCCACGCGTATTCGCCAGGCGAGACACCTGGTCCATAGCGCGACCACGACCGATAGACTGTTCGTGGAACGTCGCGGGGCGCAGCCCCCTGCCGGTCCGCGTCACGAGTAGCCAGCAGCCGCTGCAACCCCAGGGAGCGTTGTGTCCCGTCGTCTGTTCACCTCGGAGTCCGTCACCGAGGGACACCCCGACAAGATCGCTGACCAGATCAGCGACACCATCCTCGACGCACTGCTGCGAGAGGACCCCACCTCGCGCGTCGCCGTCGAGACGCTGATCACCACCGGCCTGGTGCACGTCGCCGGTGAGGTCACCACCAAGGCGTGGGCGGACATCCCGACCCTCGTCCGGAACAAGATCCTCGAGATCGGCTACGACTCCTCGAAGAAGGGCTTCGACGGCGCCTCCTGCGGCGTGTCGGTGTCCATCGGATCCCAGTCCCCGGACATCGCCCAGGGCGTGGACACCGCGTACGAGAAGCGGGTCGAGGGCGACGAGGACGAGCTGGACAAGCAGGGCGCCGGCGACCAGGGCCTGATGTTCGGCTACGCGTCGGACGAGACCCCCGAGCTGATGCCGCTGCCGATCCACATCGCGCACCGGCTCTCCCGCCGGCTGACCGAGGTCCGCAAGAACGGCACCATCCCGTACCTGCGCCCCGACGGCAAGACCCAGGTCACCATCGAGTACGACGGCGACAAGGCCGTCCGCCTCGACACGGTCGTCGTCTCCTCGCAGCACGCCTCCGACATCGACCTCGAGTCGCTGCTCGCGCCCGACATCCGCGAGTTCGTCGTCGAGCACGTGCTCAAGCAGCTCGTCGAGGACGGCATCAAGCTCGACACCGACGGCTACCGCCTCCTGGTGAACCCGACCGGCCGCTTCGAGATCGGCGGCCCGATGGGCGACGCCGGCCTCACCGGCCGCAAGATCATCATCGACACCTACGGCGGCATGGCCCGCCACGGTGGCGGCGCCTTCTCCGGCAAGGACCCGTCCAAGGTCGACCGCTCGGCCGCCTACGCCATGCGCTGGGTCGCCAAGAACGTCGTCGCCGCCGGCCTCGCCGCGCGCTGCGAGGTCCAGGTCGCCTACGCGATCGGCAAGGCCGAGCCCGTCGGTCTCTTCGTCGAGACCTTCGGCACCAACACCGTCGAGAACGAGAAGATCGAGAACGCCATCGCCGAGGTCTTCGACCTCCGCCCGGCCGCGATCATCCGCGACCTCGACCTGCTCCGCCCGATCTACTCCCAGACCGCCGCCTACGGCCACTTCGGCCGCGAGCTGCCGGACTTCACCTGGGAGCGCACGGACCGCGTCGACGCCCTGAAGAAGGCCGCCGGCCTGTAGTCCCAGGCTGTAGGTGACCGAAGCCCGGTACCCCGTGGGGGTGCCGGGCTTCGGCCGTGCCCGGTTGTCGGTGGCGTCTGGTAGGTATGGGGCTGTGAGCAGCGAGAACGAGAGGCCCGACAAGGCCGAGGAGCCCGAGCAGCTCGCCCTCATCCGGGAGACCGTCCGGAAGGCGAAGGTGCCGCGGGCCAAGCCGCGGACCTGGCGGGGGGCCGCGCTGGCCAAGGAGCTGCCCGTCGCACGGGTCGTCGTGAACAAGGGCTCGCTCCATCTCGACCAGTTCTTCGACTACGCGGTCCCCGAGGAGCTGGACGAGGCGGCACGACCCGGGGTGCGGGTCCGGGTGCGGTTCGGCGCGGGGGCGCACCAGGTCAAGAACGGGCGCCGGGAGGGCGGACGGCTCATCGACGGCTTCCTCGTCGAGCGGCTGGCCACCTCGGACTACTCGGGGCCACTGGCCGCGCTCGCCGACGTCGTCTCACCGGAGCCGGTCCTCGGCCCCGAGCTGCTGGGGCTCGCCCGTGCCGTCGCCGACCGGTACGCGGGAAGCCTCGCGGACGTGCTCCAGCTCGCCGTGCCGCCGCGCAGCGCCCGCGCCGAGGGACGACCCTCCCCGGAGCCGCTGCCGCCACCGGCCGCGCCGGAGCCGGGTACCTGGACGCGGTACGAGCGGGGGCCCGGGTTCCTGGACTCCCTCGCACGCGGCGGGGCGCCCAGGGCCGTGTGGAACGCGCTGCCGGGACCGTTCTGGGCCGAGGAGATCGCCCGCGCCGTGGGCGCCACCCTGGCCTCCGGCCGGGGCGCGCTCGTCGTCGTACCGGACGGTCGTGCGGCGGGGCGGGTCGACGCGGCCCTGACCGCGGTCCTGGGGGAGGGGCGGCACGCGCTGCTCACCGCCGAGGCGGGCCCCGAGAAGCGGTACGCGCAGTGGCTCGCCGTGCGGCGCGGCGCGGTGCGGGCCGTGGTCGGCACCCGGGCCGCGATGTTCGCCCCCGTCCGGGACCTCGGGCTCGTCGTCATCTGGGACGACGGCGACGGCAGCCACAGCGAACTGCACGCCCCGCAGCCCCACGCGCGCGACGTGCTGCTGCTCCGCGCCGCCCACGACCGGTGCGCCTTCCTCCTCGGCAGCACCAGCTGCACCGTCGAGGCCGCCCAGCTCGTCGAGTCCGGCTGGGCCAAGCCGCTGAGCGCCGGACGCGAACAGATCCGCAAGGCGGCCCCGCTGATCCGGACCGTCGGCGACGGCGAACTGGCCCGCGACGAGGCCGCGCGCGCGGCCCGGCTGCCCTCGCTGGCCTGGCAGACCGTACGCGAAGGACTCAAGACCGGGCCCGTGCTCGTCCAGGTGCCCCGCCGGGGCTACGTACCCCGGCTGGCCTGCGAGCGGTGCCGGACGCCCGCCCGCTGCCGCCACTGCGCAGGTCCCCTGGAGGCCCCCGAACAGCGGGAACTGCACTGTGCCTGGTGCGGGCGCGGCGCCGCCGACTGGCACTGCGTGGAGTGCGGCTCGACCAGGCTGCGCGCCCAGGTCGTCGGCGCGCGGCGGACGGCGGAGGAACTCGGCCGGGCGTTCCCGGCGGTGCCGGTGAGGACCTCGGGACGTGACCACGTCCTGGACACCGTGCCCGGGCGCCCCGCGCTCGTCGTCTCCACCCCCGGCGCCGAACCCGTCGCCGAGGGCGGCTACGCGGCCGCGCTGCTCCTCGACGGCTGGGCCATGCTCGGCCGGCCCGATCTGCGCGCAGGTGAGGAGGCCCTGCGCCGCTGGATCGACGCGGCCTCGCTCGTCCGCGGCCAGCCCGAGGGCGGCACCGTCGTCGTGGTCGCCGAGCCGACGCTCCGGCCGGTCCAGGCGCTCGTCCGCTGGGACCCGGTCGGGCACGCCCAGCGCGAGTTGGCCGAGCGGGCCGAACTGGGCTTCCCGCCGGTCTCCCGGATGGCGGCGGTGACGGGTCTCCCGGAGGCCGTCGAAGGCTTCCTCGCGACGGCCGGGCTGCCCACCGACGCCGAGGTGCTCGGCCCGGTGCCGCTGCCGGTGGTCCGCCCCGGCGGGCCGCGCAGGCCCGGCGACCCGCCGCCGGGCGAGCAGTGGGACCGCGCCCTGGTCCGGGTCCCGCCGGGCAGCGGCGCGGCCCTGGCGGCGGCCCTCAAGCAGGCCCGCGCGGCCCGACTCGCACGGGGCGGCGGCGACTCCGTGCGGATCCGGGTGGACCCGCCGGACATCGGCTGACGAGCGGCGCTCGGCGCGGTGGGGGGCGGCCGACGTGGGCGACCCGGGTGGGGCCGCGTGCGCGACTCGGGTGGTCCCGCGTGCGCGACTGGGGTGCGCAGGCAGGCGGGCGTGGACCCGGCACACGGGACGGCCGTCCGTCCCCGGTGGGGGCGGACGGCCGTGGGGCGCTCGCGGGTCAGCCGTTGCGCGGGCCGGGGAAGGCCGACGTCCGCGGCTCCTCGCGGAGCGACGCGCTGCCCGAGGTCGGCTGAGGAGGCATCGAGCGGGCCGCGGGCACCGAGGGGAGCGTGCGGGTCGCCGTCGGCTCCACCATCGGTTCCTGGTCGAGGCCGACGCCCGGCTGGGGCGCCCGCCGGGCACCGTAACGGCGGTGGACGGCCTGCTTGGTGACTCCGAGCGCGGAGCCCACCGCGTCCCAGGAGAACCCGAGCGAGCGGTCGAAGTCGACCGCGGCGGTCACCAGGGTCTCGACACTGTCCCGCAGCTCCTGGGCGAGACGGACGGTGGGGGCGGGGGCCCGCCCGTAGACGACGAAGCCCGTGGACGGGCCGGAGCGGCGAGGGCGGTAGACATTGCCCAGCTGGGCCGTGAGCGTGCGCAGTGCGTCCACCTGCCGCCGGACCCGCTCGATGTCCCGCACCAGAAGGTGCAGACTCGCCCGAGCCTGGGCGTCGTGGGTTGCGTGGTCGGCCATGTGAAAGCCTCTCGAACCGGCATGTAAGGGGAAGGGCCGCAGGGGGGAACGGCGACCCGATTCGGTCAATCTCTCTTGACCAACGCGCCACCCGGAGTTGGGTCACGCATCGGGGGCGTACACGCATATGCGCGGGGCGCTCGTCCTTCCGTACGCCCCCTCCGTACGGGGCACCTAGACTGGTGCGCTGCCCGTAAAGCCCCCGGACAGACAGGCAGTCGCCACCCATGAAGCTCGTCTTCGCAGGCACCCCCGAGGTCGCCGTACCCGCCCTGGACGCCCTGCTCGCCTCCGGCCGGCACGAGGTGGCCGCCGTCGTCACCCGGCCGGACGCCCCGGCGGGTCGCGGCCGGCGGCTCGTCGCCAGCCCGGTGGCCCAGCGGGCCGAAGAGGCCGGGATCGAGGTCCTGAAGCCCAACCGGCCCCGCGACGAGGACTTCCTCGCCCGGCTGCGCGAGATCGCCCCGGACTGCTGCCCGGTCGTCGCGTACGGCGCGCTGCTGCCCAAGGTCGCCCTCGACATCCCCTCCCGGGGCTGGGTCAACCTGCACTTCTCGCTGCTGCCGGCCTGGCGGGGCGCGGCGCCGGTGCAGCACTCGCTGATGGCGGGCGACCAGGTGACGGGCGCCTCCACCTTCCTGATCGAGGAAGGCCTCGACTCGGGCCCGGTCTACGGCGTCGTCACCGAGGACATCCGGCCGACCGACACCAGCGGCGATCTGCTCACCCGCCTCGCGTTCGCGGGCGCCGGGCTGCTCTCCGCCACCATGGACGGCATCGAGGACGGCACGCTCAAGGCCGTCCCGCAGCCCATCGAGGGCCTCACCCTCGCCCCGAAGATCCAGGTCGAGGACGCCCAGGTCGACTTCGCGGCCCCCGCCCTCCGGGTGGACCGCGTGGTCCGCGGCTGCACCCCGGCCCCCGGCGCCTGGACGCTCTTCCGCGGCGAGCGCCTCAAGCTGATCCAGGTCACCCCGCTGCCCGACCGCACCGACCTGGCCCCGGGCGAGCTCGCGGCGGGCAAGAACAACGTGTACGTGGGCACCGGCTCGTACGCCGTCGAACTCGTCTGGGTCCAGCCGCAGGGCAAGAAGCCGATGAAGGCCGCCGACTGGGCCCGCGGCGTGCGCATCGCGCCCGGCGAGCTCCTCGGCGCCTAGGGGGCGTCTACGCGGCCGTCACGGGCCCGGGAGCGGGTGGGGG is part of the Streptomyces sp. NBC_00250 genome and harbors:
- a CDS encoding quinone-dependent dihydroorotate dehydrogenase, giving the protein MYKFFFDLVFKRMDPEKAHYLAFRWIRLAARVPVLRTFVAAVLAPRYKELRTEALGLRMHGPFGLAAGFDKNAVAIDGMSMLGFDHVEIGTVTGEAQPGNPKKRLFRLIPDRALINRMGFNNEGSAAVAARLHARVPVFKTVVGVNIGKTKVVPEAEAAADYVKSTERLAAHADYLVVNVSSPNTPGLRNLQATESLRPLLTAVREAADRTVTDRRVPLLVKIAPDLADEDVDAVADLALELGLDGIIATNTTIAREGLGLKSDPALIKETGGLSGAPVKERSLAVLRRLHARVGDRLVLVGVGGIENAEDAWQRILAGATLIQGYSAFIYEGPFYARAIHKGLAARLAASPYATLAEAVGADSRKAAK
- the pyrF gene encoding orotidine-5'-phosphate decarboxylase, producing the protein MTLSFGTRLRSAMDERGPLCVGIDPHAALLDSWGLTDDIAGLERFTFTVVEALADTVAVFKPQSAFFERFGSRGIAVLERAVADLRAAGGLVVMDAKRGDIGSTMAAYAETYLRKDSPLFSDALTVSPYLGYGSLKPAVDLARESGAGLFVLALTSNPEGAEVQRAVREDGRTIGATMLAHLAAENAGETPMGSFGAVVGATLGDLSSFDLDINGPLLAPGIGAQGATPADLPAVFGAAVGNVVPNVSRGVLRNGPDAAALRDSAHRYADEIRAAVGG
- a CDS encoding integration host factor, which produces MALPPLTPEQRAAALEKAAAARRERAEVKNRLKHSGASLHEVIKTGQENDVIGKMKVSALLESLPGVGKVRAKQIMERLGISESRRVRGLGSNQIASLEREFGSTGA
- the gmk gene encoding guanylate kinase, whose translation is MAAEVRPRLTVLSGPSGVGKSTVVAHMRKVHPEVWLSVSATTRKPRPGEKHGVHYFFVTDDEFDKLIANGELLEWAEFAGNRYGTPRRAVLDRLDAGEPVLLEIDLQGARQVKDSMSESQLVFLAPPSWEELVRRLTGRGTESPEVIERRLAAAKIELAAESEFDTTLVNTSVEDVARELLTLMLLTSGE
- the rpoZ gene encoding DNA-directed RNA polymerase subunit omega, which produces MSSSITAPEGIINPPIDELLEATDSKYSLVIYAAKRARQINAYYSQLGEGLLEYVGPLVDTHVHEKPLSIALREINAGLLTSEAIEGPAT
- the coaBC gene encoding bifunctional phosphopantothenoylcysteine decarboxylase/phosphopantothenate--cysteine ligase CoaBC — translated: MGAAAKPKVVLGVSGGIAAYKACELLRRLTESGHDVRVVPTDSALHFVGAATWSALSGHPVSTEVWESVHEVPHVRIGQAAHLVVVAPATADMLAKAAHGLADDLLTNTLLTARCPVVFAPAMHTEMWEHPATQENVATLRRRGAVVIEPAVGRLTGVDTGKGRLPDPAEIFEICRRVLARGTAAPDLAGRHVVVSAGGTREPLDPVRYLGNRSSGKQGYALARAAAARGARVTLVEANTGIPDPAGVDVVHVGTAVQLREAVLKAVADADAVVMAAAVADFRPAVYATGKIKKKDDGGAPTVELVRNPDVLAEISADRALPGQVVVGFAAETDDVLANGREKLRRKGCDLLVVNEVGERKTFGSEENEAVVLASDGAETPVPYGPKEALAETVWDLVLPRLRATT
- the metK gene encoding methionine adenosyltransferase encodes the protein MSRRLFTSESVTEGHPDKIADQISDTILDALLREDPTSRVAVETLITTGLVHVAGEVTTKAWADIPTLVRNKILEIGYDSSKKGFDGASCGVSVSIGSQSPDIAQGVDTAYEKRVEGDEDELDKQGAGDQGLMFGYASDETPELMPLPIHIAHRLSRRLTEVRKNGTIPYLRPDGKTQVTIEYDGDKAVRLDTVVVSSQHASDIDLESLLAPDIREFVVEHVLKQLVEDGIKLDTDGYRLLVNPTGRFEIGGPMGDAGLTGRKIIIDTYGGMARHGGGAFSGKDPSKVDRSAAYAMRWVAKNVVAAGLAARCEVQVAYAIGKAEPVGLFVETFGTNTVENEKIENAIAEVFDLRPAAIIRDLDLLRPIYSQTAAYGHFGRELPDFTWERTDRVDALKKAAGL
- a CDS encoding primosomal protein N', yielding MSSENERPDKAEEPEQLALIRETVRKAKVPRAKPRTWRGAALAKELPVARVVVNKGSLHLDQFFDYAVPEELDEAARPGVRVRVRFGAGAHQVKNGRREGGRLIDGFLVERLATSDYSGPLAALADVVSPEPVLGPELLGLARAVADRYAGSLADVLQLAVPPRSARAEGRPSPEPLPPPAAPEPGTWTRYERGPGFLDSLARGGAPRAVWNALPGPFWAEEIARAVGATLASGRGALVVVPDGRAAGRVDAALTAVLGEGRHALLTAEAGPEKRYAQWLAVRRGAVRAVVGTRAAMFAPVRDLGLVVIWDDGDGSHSELHAPQPHARDVLLLRAAHDRCAFLLGSTSCTVEAAQLVESGWAKPLSAGREQIRKAAPLIRTVGDGELARDEAARAARLPSLAWQTVREGLKTGPVLVQVPRRGYVPRLACERCRTPARCRHCAGPLEAPEQRELHCAWCGRGAADWHCVECGSTRLRAQVVGARRTAEELGRAFPAVPVRTSGRDHVLDTVPGRPALVVSTPGAEPVAEGGYAAALLLDGWAMLGRPDLRAGEEALRRWIDAASLVRGQPEGGTVVVVAEPTLRPVQALVRWDPVGHAQRELAERAELGFPPVSRMAAVTGLPEAVEGFLATAGLPTDAEVLGPVPLPVVRPGGPRRPGDPPPGEQWDRALVRVPPGSGAALAAALKQARAARLARGGGDSVRIRVDPPDIG
- the fmt gene encoding methionyl-tRNA formyltransferase, whose amino-acid sequence is MKLVFAGTPEVAVPALDALLASGRHEVAAVVTRPDAPAGRGRRLVASPVAQRAEEAGIEVLKPNRPRDEDFLARLREIAPDCCPVVAYGALLPKVALDIPSRGWVNLHFSLLPAWRGAAPVQHSLMAGDQVTGASTFLIEEGLDSGPVYGVVTEDIRPTDTSGDLLTRLAFAGAGLLSATMDGIEDGTLKAVPQPIEGLTLAPKIQVEDAQVDFAAPALRVDRVVRGCTPAPGAWTLFRGERLKLIQVTPLPDRTDLAPGELAAGKNNVYVGTGSYAVELVWVQPQGKKPMKAADWARGVRIAPGELLGA